The Vitis vinifera cultivar Pinot Noir 40024 chromosome 12, ASM3070453v1 genome has a segment encoding these proteins:
- the LOC132254798 gene encoding receptor kinase-like protein Xa21, with protein MVLEKDTRRNTKSLLLKCIVPLSVSLSAIILVILFILWKRRHTKSGTPVQVDLPLPRMHRMIPHQELLYATSYFGEDNLIGKGSLGMVYKGVLSDGLIVAVKVFNLELQGAFKSFEVECEVMRNIRHRNLAKIISSCSNLDFKALVLEYMPNGSLEKWLYSHKYYLDFVQRLKIMIDVASGLEYLHHDYSNPVVHCDLKPSNVLLDDDMVAHISDFGIAKLLIGNEFMKRTKTLGTIGYMAPEYGSEGIASTKGDIYSYGIMLMETFVGKKPTDEMFMEELTLKSWVESSTNNIMEVIDANLLTKEDESFALKQACFSSIMTLALDCAAEPPEKRINMKDVVVRLKKLLNQIVDLKTP; from the exons ATGGTACTTGAGAAAGATACTAGAAGGAACACAAAATCACTCCTCTTGAAATGTATTGTCCCTCTGAGTGTATCATTATCAGCAATAATATTAGTGATTCTCTTTATTCTATGGAAGCGAAGACACACCAAGTCAGGAACTCCGGTTCAAGTTGATTTGCCGCTTCCCAGAATGCATAGAATGATTCCACATCAAGAACTCCTTTATGCAACCAGCTACTTTGGTGAAGACAATTTGATTGGAAAAGGAAGCTTAGGAATGGTATATAAAGGGGTACTATCCGATGGGTTGATTGTTGCTGTGAAGGTTTTCAATTTGGAATTGCAGGGAGCTTTCAAGAGTTTTGAGGTAGAATGTGAAGTAATGCGGAATATTCGCCATCGAAATCTTGCCAAGATAATTAGTAGTTGCTCCAACTTGGACTTCAAAGCGTTGGTGCTTGAGTATATGCCTAATGGGAGCTTAGAGAAGTGGTTGTACTCTCACAAATACTACTTGGATTTTGTCCAACgattaaaaattatgatagaTGTGGCATCAGGGTTGGAGTATCTCCATCATGATTACTCAAATCCTGTGGTTCACTGTGACTTGAAGCCCAGCAATGTCTTGTTAGATGATGACATGGTTGCACACATAAGTGATTTCGGCATTGCAAAACTGTTGATTGGAAATGAGTTTATGAAGCGAACCAAAACCTTGGGCACCATAGGCTATATGGCACCAG AGTATGGCTCAGAGGGAATAGCATCCACAAAAGGTGACATATATAGTTATGGGATCATGCTGATGGAAACTTTTGTTGGGAAGAAGCCTACTGATGAAATGTTCATGGAGGAACTAACCTTGAAGAGTTGGGTGGAGTCATCAACCAACAACATAATGGAGGTTATAGATGCCAATCTCCTGACAAAAGAAGATGAAAGTTTTGCCTTAAAACAAGCTTGTTTTTCTTCCATCATGACATTAGCTTTAGATTGTGCAGCTGAGCCTCCTGAGAAGAGGATTAACATGAAAGATGTGGTGGTTAGACTCAAGAAGCTCTTGAATCAAATTGTTGATTTAAAGACTCCATAA